Proteins encoded together in one Aminipila butyrica window:
- a CDS encoding M14 family metallopeptidase has product MKRIRLKDELKNKNTKIQGLLTVGREDVLLPVTVICGKEEGKTVLVTGGIHNAEYVGIQAAITLAEALVPAEITGRIVILPLVNTTGFEHRTMSLVYEDGKNLNREFPGNPDGTLAQQICYFIEKEVFSEIDYYIDLHCGDGFEALAPYVYCQGKASEEVCRMSEQMARQVQVPYIVQSQSGTGGAYNYAGALGIPGILLERGNMACWSPEEVEADVQDVKRILRLLEVLPEAQEASETVKKNTSPKVLITEAIYQGAEKAGCWYPRFKPGQTAEKGEILGEIRDYFGQVLEVHRASETCVILYQIGSLTVQKQETVIAYGKICEEQLELLTKAQEEDR; this is encoded by the coding sequence ATGAAACGAATAAGACTGAAAGATGAACTAAAAAATAAAAACACTAAAATCCAAGGTCTGTTGACTGTAGGCAGAGAAGACGTGTTGCTGCCAGTTACAGTAATCTGCGGAAAGGAAGAAGGTAAAACCGTTTTGGTGACCGGAGGTATTCACAATGCGGAATATGTAGGTATCCAAGCGGCCATTACCCTAGCAGAGGCCCTGGTGCCCGCGGAGATAACGGGCAGGATCGTCATTCTGCCGCTGGTGAATACCACAGGCTTTGAGCACCGAACCATGAGTTTGGTCTACGAGGATGGAAAAAACCTCAACCGAGAATTTCCAGGGAACCCTGATGGGACCTTGGCGCAGCAAATCTGTTACTTTATAGAAAAAGAAGTCTTTTCTGAGATTGATTATTACATAGACCTGCATTGTGGTGATGGGTTCGAAGCCCTAGCACCTTATGTGTATTGCCAGGGGAAGGCCAGTGAAGAAGTGTGCCGCATGTCGGAACAGATGGCCCGCCAGGTGCAAGTGCCTTATATCGTTCAGTCCCAGAGTGGCACGGGAGGCGCTTATAATTACGCTGGTGCCTTGGGCATCCCAGGTATCTTGCTGGAGCGGGGAAACATGGCTTGCTGGTCTCCGGAAGAGGTCGAAGCAGATGTGCAGGATGTGAAGCGGATTCTTCGGCTGCTGGAGGTTTTGCCAGAGGCGCAGGAAGCTTCGGAAACAGTGAAAAAGAATACTTCTCCAAAAGTGCTTATTACAGAGGCTATCTATCAGGGAGCAGAAAAGGCTGGTTGCTGGTATCCTCGGTTTAAGCCAGGACAAACAGCAGAAAAAGGTGAAATCCTGGGAGAAATTCGAGACTATTTTGGACAGGTACTGGAAGTCCATCGGGCAAGTGAGACCTGCGTTATTTTGTATCAGATTGGCAGCTTAACCGTTCAGAAGCAAGAGACGGTCATTGCCTACGGGAAAATCTGCGAGGAGCAGCTGGAACTGTTGACTAAGGCCCAGGAGGAAGATAGGTGA
- the nikB gene encoding nickel ABC transporter permease has protein sequence MSGKQLRNRLVEMLIVLAGISFISFGLTYLAPGDPVRSMFAATGSMPSLEVLEKTREAMGLNQPFLVQYWNWLRGCLSGDFGTSYSMNRPVAELLLNRLGPTLQLAFVSLAMMVAVAVPFGMLAAVKQNKITDYLIRSCTFFGISIPNFWVGLVLLYVVAVKLRLLSVVSAGGGAERLILPAVTLAFAMAAKYTRQVRAAVLEELNQDYVIGARARGLKEHTVLWKHVFPNALLPLVTLLGLSLGSLLGGTAVVEVIFSYQGLGNLAVSAIKAYDYPLIQAYVLWTALIYMVINILVDISYSYLDPRIRKRSSI, from the coding sequence GTGAGCGGGAAACAGCTGAGGAACCGACTGGTAGAAATGCTCATCGTTCTAGCAGGCATCAGCTTTATCTCCTTCGGTCTTACTTATCTGGCTCCCGGAGATCCGGTGCGAAGCATGTTTGCAGCTACTGGCAGTATGCCTAGCTTGGAGGTCCTGGAAAAAACAAGAGAAGCGATGGGGTTGAATCAGCCGTTTTTAGTCCAATATTGGAATTGGCTAAGAGGCTGTCTCAGCGGAGATTTCGGCACATCTTATTCCATGAACAGGCCGGTGGCTGAGCTTCTGCTGAACCGGTTAGGGCCGACATTGCAGCTGGCTTTTGTTTCTCTGGCTATGATGGTGGCTGTAGCGGTACCTTTCGGCATGCTGGCGGCAGTGAAGCAGAATAAAATTACAGACTATCTAATCCGAAGCTGTACTTTTTTTGGCATCTCCATACCAAACTTCTGGGTTGGGCTGGTGCTGCTATATGTAGTAGCGGTAAAACTGAGATTGCTGTCGGTGGTATCTGCCGGGGGCGGTGCTGAGCGATTAATTCTGCCAGCAGTGACGTTGGCTTTCGCTATGGCGGCTAAGTATACCAGACAGGTGAGAGCCGCGGTGCTGGAAGAATTGAATCAGGATTACGTCATCGGCGCTCGAGCCAGAGGGCTGAAGGAGCATACGGTCTTATGGAAGCATGTGTTTCCCAATGCCCTGCTGCCGCTGGTTACTTTGTTGGGGCTGTCTCTGGGTTCCTTACTGGGCGGAACGGCAGTGGTGGAAGTGATTTTTTCTTATCAGGGACTGGGAAACTTAGCGGTTTCTGCTATCAAGGCTTATGACTACCCCTTGATTCAGGCCTACGTTTTATGGACGGCCTTGATATACATGGTGATTAACATATTAGTAGATATTTCTTATTCGTATTTGGACCCCAGGATTCGCAAGAGGAGCAGCATATGA